From a region of the Falsibacillus albus genome:
- a CDS encoding efflux RND transporter periplasmic adaptor subunit, which translates to MSKKTIWISLALLVFVGLNLYLIYKKDSSIQRTNYLSKWTSVQKKDLKNSFTASGVIDAEETNHVFIDPNQTFKQFLVKKGDHVDAGTPLFEYSGLDLQEQREMIVAEQDRLREEAASIDSLLADLESMRSSLPQDSSYSTDQKADQVDPEAGARLETYYSLSKTISEKQLEKEKVQQQIDVYDQKLTTLQNGESNLQVASPYSGTVSDISDDLDNPAITIVSNTSIVKGSFSEMERDKAKEGMKTILSSSHWKKDVKGSLAKVDSLPEQKPTADGVSTYPFTIMMEEGKTDSLQGYHVDAEIITKEADNAHALPEKSIVKKNKKHSVWVLNDEGIVEKATVDIGIEDDGYVEVKSGVKKGTHVAELPSEVHREGPFITKIKPSRILWDKDADFSEEWKYIILGILEPQ; encoded by the coding sequence ATGTCGAAAAAGACAATTTGGATTAGTTTAGCCCTACTGGTTTTTGTCGGGCTTAACCTTTATCTCATCTATAAAAAAGACAGTTCCATTCAACGAACGAACTATCTTTCTAAATGGACGTCGGTTCAAAAAAAGGATTTAAAAAACTCTTTTACCGCATCGGGTGTGATTGATGCGGAAGAAACAAACCATGTGTTTATCGATCCTAATCAAACCTTCAAGCAATTCCTCGTCAAAAAAGGCGACCACGTCGATGCCGGGACACCGCTATTTGAATACAGCGGCTTGGATCTCCAAGAGCAGCGTGAAATGATCGTCGCCGAGCAGGATCGATTGCGGGAAGAAGCAGCGAGTATTGATAGTTTGCTAGCTGACTTGGAATCAATGCGGTCTTCGTTACCTCAGGATTCATCCTATTCCACTGATCAAAAGGCCGACCAGGTCGATCCGGAGGCGGGGGCACGTCTTGAAACCTACTATTCTCTTTCTAAAACGATTTCCGAAAAGCAATTGGAGAAGGAGAAAGTTCAGCAGCAAATTGATGTGTACGACCAGAAACTGACGACATTGCAGAATGGAGAATCCAATTTACAGGTGGCAAGTCCGTATAGTGGAACTGTATCGGATATTTCAGACGACCTAGATAATCCTGCGATCACGATCGTCTCGAACACATCCATCGTCAAAGGTTCGTTTTCCGAGATGGAACGCGATAAAGCAAAAGAAGGGATGAAGACGATTCTTTCTTCTTCTCACTGGAAAAAGGACGTGAAGGGCTCTTTGGCAAAGGTCGATTCCCTTCCAGAGCAAAAGCCTACTGCTGACGGTGTGTCCACATATCCATTCACGATCATGATGGAGGAAGGAAAAACCGATTCGCTTCAGGGTTATCATGTCGATGCAGAAATCATCACGAAGGAAGCGGATAATGCCCATGCCCTTCCTGAAAAAAGCATCGTGAAAAAGAACAAGAAACACAGCGTTTGGGTACTGAACGATGAAGGGATTGTCGAAAAGGCAACCGTCGATATCGGCATTGAGGATGACGGCTATGTAGAGGTAAAAAGCGGCGTCAAAAAAGGCACACACGTGGCTGAACTGCCCTCAGAGGTTCATCGCGAGGGTCCATTCATCACCAAGATCAAACCTTCTAGGATCCTTTGGGACAAAGATGCCGACTTCTCAGAGGAATGGAAATACATCATATTGGGAATCTTGGAACCGCAGTAA
- a CDS encoding topoisomerase DNA-binding C4 zinc finger domain-containing protein, with amino-acid sequence MKKINVTSETVRVTYDNRIIHAVNEFKEIHMTHFKKSQLKAIIESCLLNEESTKRDHVEQITQQRTKEKNDVKAGIFPKCGGELKKRKGKYGEFNGCSDYSKCRFTT; translated from the coding sequence TTGAAAAAGATAAATGTTACTTCTGAGACTGTCAGAGTGACTTATGATAACCGCATCATTCATGCAGTGAATGAATTTAAGGAAATACATATGACACATTTTAAAAAATCCCAGTTGAAAGCAATCATTGAATCGTGTTTATTAAATGAAGAATCCACCAAACGAGACCATGTGGAGCAAATCACCCAACAACGAACCAAAGAAAAAAATGATGTAAAAGCGGGTATATTTCCTAAATGCGGAGGGGAATTAAAGAAAAGAAAAGGTAAATACGGAGAATTTAACGGGTGCAGCGACTACTCAAAATGCAGATTCACCACATAA
- a CDS encoding nuclease-related domain-containing protein — MEYIVLHDIYLPSKNGSSVQIDHMILSIYGIFVVETKNYKGWIFGDDQSRQWKQVK; from the coding sequence ATGGAGTACATCGTTTTACACGATATTTATTTACCATCCAAGAACGGATCGAGTGTCCAGATCGATCATATGATCCTATCGATTTATGGCATTTTTGTAGTTGAGACGAAGAATTACAAAGGCTGGATATTCGGAGATGATCAATCGAGGCAATGGAAACAGGTCAAATAA
- the serC gene encoding 3-phosphoserine/phosphohydroxythreonine transaminase: MEEVYNFSAGPAVLPQEVKSIVQEELANYRQTGMSVMEMSHRSNPFQDIIDEAEALLRELMNIPDNYHVLFLQGGASLQFSMLPMNLLTKHKKAEYVLTGSWSVKAAKEAEKFGDITTKISSNDKNFTYYPTVDLTTLSTDLDYIHITTNNTIEGTVIPSIPDTKQIPLVADMSSNILSEHYDVSKFGLIYAGAQKNIGPAGLTIAIVREDLIGSPIENCPTLLNYETYSKNQSLYNTPPTFSIYVAKLVFEWLKQKGGIAAIEKTNRQKAGMLYDFIDQSKLFHSLVKPGSRSLMNIPFTAESDELNAAFIKQAGEKGLVNLKGHRSVGGMRASIYNAMPVKGVQALIDFMESFEKANK; encoded by the coding sequence ATGGAAGAAGTCTACAACTTTTCTGCAGGTCCAGCCGTTTTGCCGCAAGAAGTGAAAAGCATTGTCCAAGAGGAACTAGCGAATTACCGCCAGACGGGCATGTCTGTGATGGAAATGAGCCACCGCTCAAATCCGTTCCAGGACATCATCGATGAAGCGGAAGCCTTGCTGCGCGAGCTGATGAATATTCCGGACAATTACCACGTCCTGTTTCTGCAAGGAGGCGCATCCCTGCAATTTTCAATGTTGCCGATGAACTTGCTCACCAAGCACAAGAAGGCGGAATATGTCCTCACGGGCTCATGGTCTGTCAAAGCCGCCAAAGAAGCCGAAAAGTTTGGCGATATCACCACGAAGATCTCATCCAATGACAAAAACTTTACCTACTATCCTACTGTCGATTTAACCACCCTATCCACGGACCTTGATTACATACACATCACCACCAACAATACAATCGAAGGGACAGTCATTCCGTCGATTCCTGACACTAAGCAGATCCCGCTTGTGGCGGATATGTCCTCCAATATTCTTTCTGAACACTATGACGTCTCGAAATTCGGCCTGATTTACGCAGGCGCACAAAAAAATATCGGCCCAGCCGGCCTGACGATCGCCATTGTTCGTGAAGACCTGATTGGAAGTCCGATAGAGAACTGTCCGACACTATTAAACTATGAAACATATTCAAAAAACCAATCCTTATACAACACACCACCGACCTTCAGCATCTATGTCGCCAAGCTCGTTTTCGAGTGGCTGAAGCAAAAAGGCGGCATTGCAGCAATCGAAAAAACCAACCGTCAAAAAGCTGGGATGCTTTACGATTTCATTGACCAATCAAAACTCTTTCATTCTCTAGTGAAACCTGGCAGCCGTTCGCTCATGAACATCCCGTTCACAGCCGAGTCGGATGAATTAAACGCAGCCTTCATCAAACAGGCAGGTGAAAAAGGGCTTGTCAATTTAAAAGGCCATCGATCGGTCGGGGGAATGCGTGCCAGCATCTACAATGCCATGCCGGTCAAAGGCGTCCAGGCGCTCATCGATTTCATGGAAAGCTTTGAAAAAGCCAACAAATAA
- a CDS encoding AEC family transporter, which translates to MQFVLILLPVFIIFGIGFIGQKVIGFDPRNISTMALYLMSPFLAFRTFYKNSIDMDYLYLTIYGLGLCFGLIAIVYIVSYFKKYSRSETSSMILSSVFMNNGNYGTPVALFAFGAAGFDVAVIFMIIQQLIMSTIGIYYAAKGSDRQEGARVALMAVVRMPIMYGAILGIILQLIHFHFPRQIYKAIDMISDATVPTIMIILGMQLATISLRNLELEKMTISLIIKFILSPLIATAFAFLLPVSEVVRNIMILMAAMPTAANTTMFALQFNAKPEFVSSVTLVSTLMSIITLPIMLYILGV; encoded by the coding sequence GTGCAGTTTGTTTTGATTCTTTTACCGGTATTCATTATTTTTGGGATTGGGTTCATCGGACAGAAAGTGATCGGATTTGACCCTCGGAACATTTCGACGATGGCGCTATATTTAATGTCGCCTTTCTTGGCATTCCGTACCTTTTATAAGAACAGCATCGACATGGATTATTTGTACTTGACCATTTATGGGCTCGGGCTTTGCTTCGGGTTGATTGCCATCGTGTATATCGTGTCTTATTTTAAAAAATATAGCCGCAGTGAAACGAGTTCCATGATCTTGTCTTCAGTCTTTATGAACAACGGAAATTACGGGACCCCAGTGGCATTGTTCGCTTTTGGAGCGGCGGGGTTTGATGTTGCGGTCATCTTCATGATCATCCAACAGCTGATCATGAGCACGATCGGGATCTATTATGCCGCGAAAGGAAGCGACCGGCAGGAAGGGGCGCGAGTGGCGCTGATGGCCGTGGTCCGCATGCCGATCATGTACGGGGCCATCCTGGGAATCATCCTTCAGCTTATCCACTTTCATTTTCCAAGGCAAATCTACAAGGCGATCGATATGATTTCAGATGCGACGGTGCCAACAATCATGATCATCCTCGGCATGCAGCTGGCGACGATCTCCCTCCGAAACCTGGAGCTTGAGAAAATGACGATATCACTGATCATCAAATTTATCCTGTCGCCATTGATTGCGACCGCATTTGCCTTTTTGCTTCCCGTTTCGGAAGTCGTGAGGAATATCATGATTTTAATGGCAGCGATGCCGACTGCGGCCAACACGACGATGTTCGCCCTCCAGTTCAACGCGAAACCGGAGTTCGTCTCCTCGGTCACTTTAGTCAGTACGTTAATGAGCATCATCACCTTGCCGATCATGCTCTATATTTTAGGTGTTTAA
- a CDS encoding thioredoxin family protein, with protein MSLNEWFTKGMTPKEYINSMEKHQGNLLLILESFSIPPEDEHFFEELKKADLRVIVLTEDWCGDAMLNVPILFKIAEAAGMEVRLLERDQNLELMDQYLTNGKSRAIPIFIFIDQEGNERAVWGPRAPKIQQFVDEARAKLPSKEDPSFEENRQKFISTLTKKYRDDHGVWHEVYESIKKVFKK; from the coding sequence ATGTCGTTGAATGAGTGGTTTACAAAAGGGATGACCCCAAAAGAATACATAAACAGTATGGAAAAACATCAAGGAAACTTGCTGTTGATCCTGGAAAGCTTTTCGATTCCGCCTGAAGATGAACATTTCTTCGAAGAGCTGAAGAAAGCGGATCTTCGAGTCATCGTCCTGACAGAGGACTGGTGCGGGGATGCGATGCTGAATGTGCCGATCCTCTTTAAAATTGCCGAAGCAGCGGGGATGGAAGTCAGGCTGCTCGAGAGAGATCAAAATTTGGAACTGATGGATCAATATTTGACCAACGGAAAATCAAGGGCGATCCCGATTTTTATCTTTATTGATCAGGAAGGCAATGAAAGAGCGGTTTGGGGTCCGCGTGCTCCGAAAATCCAGCAATTCGTCGACGAAGCAAGAGCCAAACTTCCATCTAAAGAAGACCCATCTTTTGAAGAGAATCGGCAGAAATTCATTTCGACCCTCACAAAAAAATACCGAGACGACCATGGCGTCTGGCATGAAGTCTATGAAAGCATCAAAAAGGTCTTCAAAAAGTGA